The following are encoded together in the Pan troglodytes isolate AG18354 chromosome 6, NHGRI_mPanTro3-v2.0_pri, whole genome shotgun sequence genome:
- the EPHB6 gene encoding ephrin type-B receptor 6 isoform X2 — protein MATEGAAQLGNRVAGMVCSLWVLLLVSSVLALEEVLLDTTGETSEIGWLTYPPGGWDEVSVLDDQRRLTRTFEACHVAGAPPGTGQDNWLQTHFVERRGAQRAHIRLHFSVRACSSLGVSGGTCRETFTLYYRQAEEPDSPDSVSSWHLKRWTKVDTIAADESFPSSSSSSSSSSAAWAVGPHGAGQRAGLQLNVKERSFGPLTQRGFYVAFQDTGACLALVAVRLFSYTCPAVLRSFASFPETQASGAGGASLVAAVGTCVAHAEPEEDGVGGQAGGSPPRLHCNGEGKWMVAVGGCRCQPGYQPARGDKACQACPRGLYKASAGNAPCSPCPARSHAANPAAPVCPCLEGFYRASSDPPEAPCTGPPSAPQELWFEVQGSALMLHWRLPRELGGRGDLLFNVVCKECEGRQEPASGGGGTCRRCRDEVHFDPRQRGLTESRVLVGGLRAHVPYILEVQAVNGVSELSPDPPQAAAINVSTSHEVPSAVPVVHQVSRASNSITVSWPQPDQTNGNILDYQLRYYDQAEDESHSFTLTSETNTATVTQLSPGHIYGFQVRARTAAGHGPYGGKVYFQTLPQGELSSQLPERLSLVIGSILGALAFLLLAAITVLAVVFQRKRRGTGYTEQLQQYSSPGLGVKYYIDPSTYEDPCQAIRELAREVDPAYIKIEEVIGTGSFGEVRRGRLQPRGRREQTVAIQALWAGGAESLQMTFLGRAAVLGQFQHPNILRLEGVVTKSRPLMVLTEFMELGPLDSFLRREGQFSSLQLVAMQRGVAAAMQYLSSFAFVHRSLSAHSVLVNSHLVCKVARLGHSPQGPSCLLRWAAPEVIAHGKHTTSSDVWSFGILMWEVMSYGERPYWDMSEQEVLNAIEQEFRLPPPPGCPPGLHLLMLDTWQKDRARRPHFDQLVAAFDKMIRKPDTLQACGDPGERPSQALLTPVALDFPCLDSPQAWLSAIGLECYQDNFSKFGLCTFSDVAQLSLEDLPALGITLAGHQKKLLHHIQLLQQHLRQQGSVEV, from the exons ATGGCTACTGAAGGGGCTGCCCAGTTAGGGAACAGAGTGGCGGGCATGGTGTGTAGCCTATGGGTGCTGCTCCTGGTGTCTTCAGTTCTGGCTCTGGAAG AGGTATTGCTGGACACCACCGGAGAGACATCTGAGATTGGCTGGCTCACCTACCCACCAGGGGGG TGGGACGAGGTGAGTGTTCTGGACGACCAGCGACGCCTGACTCGGACCTTTGAGGCATGTCATGTGGCAGGGGCCCCTCCAGGCACCGGGCAGGACAATTGGTTGCAGACACACTTTGTGGAGCGGCGCGGGGCCCAGAGGGCGCACATTCGACTCCACTTCTCTGTGCGGgcatgctccagcctgggtgtgagCGGCGGCACCTGCCGGGAGACCTTCACCCTTTACTACCGTCAGGCTGAGGAGCCCGACAGCCCTGACAGCGTTTCCTCCTGGCACCTCAAACGCTGGACCAAGGTGGACACAATTGCAGCAGACGAGagctttccctcctcctcctcctcctcctcttcttcctctgcagCGTGGGCTGTGGGACCCCACGGGGCTGGGCAGCGGGCTGGACTGCAACTGAACGTCAAAGAGCGGAGCTTTGGGCCTCTCACCCAACGCGGCTTCTACGTGGCCTTCCAGGACACGGGGGCCTGCCTGGCCCTGGTCGCTGTCAGGCTCTTCTCCTACACCTGCCCTGCCGTGCTCCGATCCTTTGCTTCCTTTCCAGAGACGCAGGCCAGTGGGGCTGGGGGGGCCTCCCTGGTGGCAGCTGTGGGCACCTGTGTGGCTCATGCAGAGCCAGAGGAGGACGGAGTAGGGGGCCAGGCAGGAGGCAGCCCCCCCAGGCTGCACTGCAACGGGGAGGGCAAGTGGATGGTAGCTGTCGGGGGCTGCCGCTGCCAGCCTGGATACCAACCAGCACGAGGAGACAAGGCCTGCCAAG CCTGCCCACGGGGGCTCTATAAGGCTTCTGCTGGGAATGCTCCCTGCTCACCATGCCCTGCCCGCAGTCACGCTGCCAACCCAGCAGCCCCCGTTTGCCCCTGCCTGGAGGGCTTCTACCGGGCCAGTTCCGACCCACCAGAGGCCCCCTGCACTG GTCCTCCATCAGCTCCCCAGGAGCTTTGGTTTGAGGTGCAAGGCTCAGCACTCATGCTACACTGGCGCCTGCCTCGGGAGCTGGGGGGTCGAGGGGACCTGCTCTTCAATGTCGTGTGCAAGGAGTGTGAAGGCCGCCAGGAACCTGCCAGCGGTGGTGGGGGCACTTGTCGCCGCTGCAGGGATGAGGTCCACTTCGACCCTCGCCAGAGAGGCCTGACTGAGAGCCGAGTGTTAGTGGGGGGACTCCGGGCACACGTACCCTACATCTTAGAGGTGCAGGCTGTCAATGGGGTGTCTGAGCTCAGCCCTGACCCTCCTCAGGCTGCAGCCATCAATGTCAGCACCAGCCATGAAG TGCCCTCTGCTGTCCCTGTGGTGCACCAGGTGAGCCGGGCATCCAACAGCATCACGGTGTCCTGGCCGCAGCCTGACCAGACCAATGGGAACATCCTGGACTATCAGCTCCGCTACTATGACCAG GCAGAAGACGAATCCCACTCCTTCACCCTGACCAGCGAGACCAACACTGCCACCGTGACACAGCTGAGCCCTGGCCACATCTATGGTTTCCAGGTGCGGGCCCGGACTGCTGCCGGCCACGGCCCCTACGGGGGCAAAGTCTATTTCCAGACACTTCCTCAAG GGGAGCTGTCTTCCCAGCTTCCGGAAAGACTCTCCTTGGTGATCGGCTCCATCCTGGGGGCTTTGGCCTTCCTCCTGCTGGCAGCCATCACCGTGCTGGCGGTCGTCTTCCAGCG GAAGCGGCGTGGGACTGGCTACACGGAGCAGCTGCAGCAATACAGCAGCCCAG GACTCGGGGTGAAGTATTACATCGACCCCTCCACCTACGAGGACCCCTGTCAGGCCATCCGAGAACTTGCCCGGGAAGTCGATCCTGCTTATATCAAGATTGAGGAGGTCATTGGGACAG GCTCTTTTGGAGAAGTGCGCCGGGGCCGCCTGCAGCCACGGGGACGGAGGGAGCAGACTGTGGCCATCCAGGCCCTGTGGGCCGGGGGCGCCGAAAGCCTGCAGATGACCTTCCTGGGCCGGGCCGCAGTGCTGGGTCAGTTCCAGCACCCCAACATCCTGCGGCTGGAGGGCGTGGTCACCAAGAGCCGACCCCTCATGGTGCTGACGGAGTTCATGGAGCTTGGCCCCCTGGACAGCTTCCTCAGG CGGGAGGGCCAGTTCAGCAGCCTGCAGCTGGTGGCCATGCAGCGGGGAGTGGCTGCTGCCATGCAGTACCTGTCCAGCTTTGCCTTCGTCCATCGCTCGCTGTCTGCCCACAGCGTGCTGGTGAATAGCCACTTGGTGTGCAAGGTGGCCCGTCTTGGCCACAGTCCTCAG GGCCCAAGTTGTTTGCTTCGCTGGGCAGCCCCAGAGGTCATTGCACATGGAAAGCATACAACATCCAGTGATGTCTGGAGCTTTGGGATACTCATGTGGGAAGTGATGAGTTATGGAGAACGGCCTTACTGGGACATGAGTGAGCAGGAG GTACTAAATGCAATAGAGCAGGAGTTCCGGCTGCCCCCGCCTCCAGGCTGTCCTCCTGGATTACATCTACTTATGTTGGACACTTGGCAGAAGGACCGTGCCCGGCGGCCTCATTTTGACCAGCTGGTGGCTGCATTTGACAAGATGATCCGCAAGCCAGATACCCTGCAGGCTTGCGGGGACCCAGGGGAAAG GCCTTCGCAGGCCCTTCTGACCCCTGTGGCCCTGGACTTTCCTTGTCTGGACTCACCCCAGGCCTGGCTTTCAGCCATTGGACTGGAGTGCTACCAGGACAACTTCTCCAAGTTTGGCCTCTGTACCTTCAGTGATGTGGCTCAGCTCAGCCTAGA agACCTGCCTGCCCTGGGCATCACCCTGGCTGGCCACCAGAAGAAGCTGCTGCACCACATCCAGCTCCTTCAGCAACACCTGAGGCAGCAGGGCTCAGTGGAGGTCTAA
- the EPHB6 gene encoding ephrin type-B receptor 6 isoform X1: MATEGAAQLGNRVAGMVCSLWVLLLVSSVLALEEVLLDTTGETSEIGWLTYPPGGWDEVSVLDDQRRLTRTFEACHVAGAPPGTGQDNWLQTHFVERRGAQRAHIRLHFSVRACSSLGVSGGTCRETFTLYYRQAEEPDSPDSVSSWHLKRWTKVDTIAADESFPSSSSSSSSSSAAWAVGPHGAGQRAGLQLNVKERSFGPLTQRGFYVAFQDTGACLALVAVRLFSYTCPAVLRSFASFPETQASGAGGASLVAAVGTCVAHAEPEEDGVGGQAGGSPPRLHCNGEGKWMVAVGGCRCQPGYQPARGDKACQACPRGLYKASAGNAPCSPCPARSHAANPAAPVCPCLEGFYRASSDPPEAPCTGPPSAPQELWFEVQGSALMLHWRLPRELGGRGDLLFNVVCKECEGRQEPASGGGGTCRRCRDEVHFDPRQRGLTESRVLVGGLRAHVPYILEVQAVNGVSELSPDPPQAAAINVSTSHEVPSAVPVVHQVSRASNSITVSWPQPDQTNGNILDYQLRYYDQAEDESHSFTLTSETNTATVTQLSPGHIYGFQVRARTAAGHGPYGGKVYFQTLPQGELSSQLPERLSLVIGSILGALAFLLLAAITVLAVVFQRKRRGTGYTEQLQQYSSPGLGVKYYIDPSTYEDPCQAIRELAREVDPAYIKIEEVIGTGSFGEVRRGRLQPRGRREQTVAIQALWAGGAESLQMTFLGRAAVLGQFQHPNILRLEGVVTKSRPLMVLTEFMELGPLDSFLRQREGQFSSLQLVAMQRGVAAAMQYLSSFAFVHRSLSAHSVLVNSHLVCKVARLGHSPQGPSCLLRWAAPEVIAHGKHTTSSDVWSFGILMWEVMSYGERPYWDMSEQEVLNAIEQEFRLPPPPGCPPGLHLLMLDTWQKDRARRPHFDQLVAAFDKMIRKPDTLQACGDPGERPSQALLTPVALDFPCLDSPQAWLSAIGLECYQDNFSKFGLCTFSDVAQLSLEDLPALGITLAGHQKKLLHHIQLLQQHLRQQGSVEV; encoded by the exons ATGGCTACTGAAGGGGCTGCCCAGTTAGGGAACAGAGTGGCGGGCATGGTGTGTAGCCTATGGGTGCTGCTCCTGGTGTCTTCAGTTCTGGCTCTGGAAG AGGTATTGCTGGACACCACCGGAGAGACATCTGAGATTGGCTGGCTCACCTACCCACCAGGGGGG TGGGACGAGGTGAGTGTTCTGGACGACCAGCGACGCCTGACTCGGACCTTTGAGGCATGTCATGTGGCAGGGGCCCCTCCAGGCACCGGGCAGGACAATTGGTTGCAGACACACTTTGTGGAGCGGCGCGGGGCCCAGAGGGCGCACATTCGACTCCACTTCTCTGTGCGGgcatgctccagcctgggtgtgagCGGCGGCACCTGCCGGGAGACCTTCACCCTTTACTACCGTCAGGCTGAGGAGCCCGACAGCCCTGACAGCGTTTCCTCCTGGCACCTCAAACGCTGGACCAAGGTGGACACAATTGCAGCAGACGAGagctttccctcctcctcctcctcctcctcttcttcctctgcagCGTGGGCTGTGGGACCCCACGGGGCTGGGCAGCGGGCTGGACTGCAACTGAACGTCAAAGAGCGGAGCTTTGGGCCTCTCACCCAACGCGGCTTCTACGTGGCCTTCCAGGACACGGGGGCCTGCCTGGCCCTGGTCGCTGTCAGGCTCTTCTCCTACACCTGCCCTGCCGTGCTCCGATCCTTTGCTTCCTTTCCAGAGACGCAGGCCAGTGGGGCTGGGGGGGCCTCCCTGGTGGCAGCTGTGGGCACCTGTGTGGCTCATGCAGAGCCAGAGGAGGACGGAGTAGGGGGCCAGGCAGGAGGCAGCCCCCCCAGGCTGCACTGCAACGGGGAGGGCAAGTGGATGGTAGCTGTCGGGGGCTGCCGCTGCCAGCCTGGATACCAACCAGCACGAGGAGACAAGGCCTGCCAAG CCTGCCCACGGGGGCTCTATAAGGCTTCTGCTGGGAATGCTCCCTGCTCACCATGCCCTGCCCGCAGTCACGCTGCCAACCCAGCAGCCCCCGTTTGCCCCTGCCTGGAGGGCTTCTACCGGGCCAGTTCCGACCCACCAGAGGCCCCCTGCACTG GTCCTCCATCAGCTCCCCAGGAGCTTTGGTTTGAGGTGCAAGGCTCAGCACTCATGCTACACTGGCGCCTGCCTCGGGAGCTGGGGGGTCGAGGGGACCTGCTCTTCAATGTCGTGTGCAAGGAGTGTGAAGGCCGCCAGGAACCTGCCAGCGGTGGTGGGGGCACTTGTCGCCGCTGCAGGGATGAGGTCCACTTCGACCCTCGCCAGAGAGGCCTGACTGAGAGCCGAGTGTTAGTGGGGGGACTCCGGGCACACGTACCCTACATCTTAGAGGTGCAGGCTGTCAATGGGGTGTCTGAGCTCAGCCCTGACCCTCCTCAGGCTGCAGCCATCAATGTCAGCACCAGCCATGAAG TGCCCTCTGCTGTCCCTGTGGTGCACCAGGTGAGCCGGGCATCCAACAGCATCACGGTGTCCTGGCCGCAGCCTGACCAGACCAATGGGAACATCCTGGACTATCAGCTCCGCTACTATGACCAG GCAGAAGACGAATCCCACTCCTTCACCCTGACCAGCGAGACCAACACTGCCACCGTGACACAGCTGAGCCCTGGCCACATCTATGGTTTCCAGGTGCGGGCCCGGACTGCTGCCGGCCACGGCCCCTACGGGGGCAAAGTCTATTTCCAGACACTTCCTCAAG GGGAGCTGTCTTCCCAGCTTCCGGAAAGACTCTCCTTGGTGATCGGCTCCATCCTGGGGGCTTTGGCCTTCCTCCTGCTGGCAGCCATCACCGTGCTGGCGGTCGTCTTCCAGCG GAAGCGGCGTGGGACTGGCTACACGGAGCAGCTGCAGCAATACAGCAGCCCAG GACTCGGGGTGAAGTATTACATCGACCCCTCCACCTACGAGGACCCCTGTCAGGCCATCCGAGAACTTGCCCGGGAAGTCGATCCTGCTTATATCAAGATTGAGGAGGTCATTGGGACAG GCTCTTTTGGAGAAGTGCGCCGGGGCCGCCTGCAGCCACGGGGACGGAGGGAGCAGACTGTGGCCATCCAGGCCCTGTGGGCCGGGGGCGCCGAAAGCCTGCAGATGACCTTCCTGGGCCGGGCCGCAGTGCTGGGTCAGTTCCAGCACCCCAACATCCTGCGGCTGGAGGGCGTGGTCACCAAGAGCCGACCCCTCATGGTGCTGACGGAGTTCATGGAGCTTGGCCCCCTGGACAGCTTCCTCAGG CAGCGGGAGGGCCAGTTCAGCAGCCTGCAGCTGGTGGCCATGCAGCGGGGAGTGGCTGCTGCCATGCAGTACCTGTCCAGCTTTGCCTTCGTCCATCGCTCGCTGTCTGCCCACAGCGTGCTGGTGAATAGCCACTTGGTGTGCAAGGTGGCCCGTCTTGGCCACAGTCCTCAG GGCCCAAGTTGTTTGCTTCGCTGGGCAGCCCCAGAGGTCATTGCACATGGAAAGCATACAACATCCAGTGATGTCTGGAGCTTTGGGATACTCATGTGGGAAGTGATGAGTTATGGAGAACGGCCTTACTGGGACATGAGTGAGCAGGAG GTACTAAATGCAATAGAGCAGGAGTTCCGGCTGCCCCCGCCTCCAGGCTGTCCTCCTGGATTACATCTACTTATGTTGGACACTTGGCAGAAGGACCGTGCCCGGCGGCCTCATTTTGACCAGCTGGTGGCTGCATTTGACAAGATGATCCGCAAGCCAGATACCCTGCAGGCTTGCGGGGACCCAGGGGAAAG GCCTTCGCAGGCCCTTCTGACCCCTGTGGCCCTGGACTTTCCTTGTCTGGACTCACCCCAGGCCTGGCTTTCAGCCATTGGACTGGAGTGCTACCAGGACAACTTCTCCAAGTTTGGCCTCTGTACCTTCAGTGATGTGGCTCAGCTCAGCCTAGA agACCTGCCTGCCCTGGGCATCACCCTGGCTGGCCACCAGAAGAAGCTGCTGCACCACATCCAGCTCCTTCAGCAACACCTGAGGCAGCAGGGCTCAGTGGAGGTCTAA
- the EPHB6 gene encoding ephrin type-B receptor 6 isoform X3, which yields MGKGSLPLEHQDFKWDEVSVLDDQRRLTRTFEACHVAGAPPGTGQDNWLQTHFVERRGAQRAHIRLHFSVRACSSLGVSGGTCRETFTLYYRQAEEPDSPDSVSSWHLKRWTKVDTIAADESFPSSSSSSSSSSAAWAVGPHGAGQRAGLQLNVKERSFGPLTQRGFYVAFQDTGACLALVAVRLFSYTCPAVLRSFASFPETQASGAGGASLVAAVGTCVAHAEPEEDGVGGQAGGSPPRLHCNGEGKWMVAVGGCRCQPGYQPARGDKACQACPRGLYKASAGNAPCSPCPARSHAANPAAPVCPCLEGFYRASSDPPEAPCTGPPSAPQELWFEVQGSALMLHWRLPRELGGRGDLLFNVVCKECEGRQEPASGGGGTCRRCRDEVHFDPRQRGLTESRVLVGGLRAHVPYILEVQAVNGVSELSPDPPQAAAINVSTSHEVPSAVPVVHQVSRASNSITVSWPQPDQTNGNILDYQLRYYDQAEDESHSFTLTSETNTATVTQLSPGHIYGFQVRARTAAGHGPYGGKVYFQTLPQGELSSQLPERLSLVIGSILGALAFLLLAAITVLAVVFQRKRRGTGYTEQLQQYSSPGLGVKYYIDPSTYEDPCQAIRELAREVDPAYIKIEEVIGTGSFGEVRRGRLQPRGRREQTVAIQALWAGGAESLQMTFLGRAAVLGQFQHPNILRLEGVVTKSRPLMVLTEFMELGPLDSFLRQREGQFSSLQLVAMQRGVAAAMQYLSSFAFVHRSLSAHSVLVNSHLVCKVARLGHSPQGPSCLLRWAAPEVIAHGKHTTSSDVWSFGILMWEVMSYGERPYWDMSEQEVLNAIEQEFRLPPPPGCPPGLHLLMLDTWQKDRARRPHFDQLVAAFDKMIRKPDTLQACGDPGERPSQALLTPVALDFPCLDSPQAWLSAIGLECYQDNFSKFGLCTFSDVAQLSLEDLPALGITLAGHQKKLLHHIQLLQQHLRQQGSVEV from the exons ATGGGAAAAGGATCCCTCCCTCTAGAGCACCAAGATTTCAAG TGGGACGAGGTGAGTGTTCTGGACGACCAGCGACGCCTGACTCGGACCTTTGAGGCATGTCATGTGGCAGGGGCCCCTCCAGGCACCGGGCAGGACAATTGGTTGCAGACACACTTTGTGGAGCGGCGCGGGGCCCAGAGGGCGCACATTCGACTCCACTTCTCTGTGCGGgcatgctccagcctgggtgtgagCGGCGGCACCTGCCGGGAGACCTTCACCCTTTACTACCGTCAGGCTGAGGAGCCCGACAGCCCTGACAGCGTTTCCTCCTGGCACCTCAAACGCTGGACCAAGGTGGACACAATTGCAGCAGACGAGagctttccctcctcctcctcctcctcctcttcttcctctgcagCGTGGGCTGTGGGACCCCACGGGGCTGGGCAGCGGGCTGGACTGCAACTGAACGTCAAAGAGCGGAGCTTTGGGCCTCTCACCCAACGCGGCTTCTACGTGGCCTTCCAGGACACGGGGGCCTGCCTGGCCCTGGTCGCTGTCAGGCTCTTCTCCTACACCTGCCCTGCCGTGCTCCGATCCTTTGCTTCCTTTCCAGAGACGCAGGCCAGTGGGGCTGGGGGGGCCTCCCTGGTGGCAGCTGTGGGCACCTGTGTGGCTCATGCAGAGCCAGAGGAGGACGGAGTAGGGGGCCAGGCAGGAGGCAGCCCCCCCAGGCTGCACTGCAACGGGGAGGGCAAGTGGATGGTAGCTGTCGGGGGCTGCCGCTGCCAGCCTGGATACCAACCAGCACGAGGAGACAAGGCCTGCCAAG CCTGCCCACGGGGGCTCTATAAGGCTTCTGCTGGGAATGCTCCCTGCTCACCATGCCCTGCCCGCAGTCACGCTGCCAACCCAGCAGCCCCCGTTTGCCCCTGCCTGGAGGGCTTCTACCGGGCCAGTTCCGACCCACCAGAGGCCCCCTGCACTG GTCCTCCATCAGCTCCCCAGGAGCTTTGGTTTGAGGTGCAAGGCTCAGCACTCATGCTACACTGGCGCCTGCCTCGGGAGCTGGGGGGTCGAGGGGACCTGCTCTTCAATGTCGTGTGCAAGGAGTGTGAAGGCCGCCAGGAACCTGCCAGCGGTGGTGGGGGCACTTGTCGCCGCTGCAGGGATGAGGTCCACTTCGACCCTCGCCAGAGAGGCCTGACTGAGAGCCGAGTGTTAGTGGGGGGACTCCGGGCACACGTACCCTACATCTTAGAGGTGCAGGCTGTCAATGGGGTGTCTGAGCTCAGCCCTGACCCTCCTCAGGCTGCAGCCATCAATGTCAGCACCAGCCATGAAG TGCCCTCTGCTGTCCCTGTGGTGCACCAGGTGAGCCGGGCATCCAACAGCATCACGGTGTCCTGGCCGCAGCCTGACCAGACCAATGGGAACATCCTGGACTATCAGCTCCGCTACTATGACCAG GCAGAAGACGAATCCCACTCCTTCACCCTGACCAGCGAGACCAACACTGCCACCGTGACACAGCTGAGCCCTGGCCACATCTATGGTTTCCAGGTGCGGGCCCGGACTGCTGCCGGCCACGGCCCCTACGGGGGCAAAGTCTATTTCCAGACACTTCCTCAAG GGGAGCTGTCTTCCCAGCTTCCGGAAAGACTCTCCTTGGTGATCGGCTCCATCCTGGGGGCTTTGGCCTTCCTCCTGCTGGCAGCCATCACCGTGCTGGCGGTCGTCTTCCAGCG GAAGCGGCGTGGGACTGGCTACACGGAGCAGCTGCAGCAATACAGCAGCCCAG GACTCGGGGTGAAGTATTACATCGACCCCTCCACCTACGAGGACCCCTGTCAGGCCATCCGAGAACTTGCCCGGGAAGTCGATCCTGCTTATATCAAGATTGAGGAGGTCATTGGGACAG GCTCTTTTGGAGAAGTGCGCCGGGGCCGCCTGCAGCCACGGGGACGGAGGGAGCAGACTGTGGCCATCCAGGCCCTGTGGGCCGGGGGCGCCGAAAGCCTGCAGATGACCTTCCTGGGCCGGGCCGCAGTGCTGGGTCAGTTCCAGCACCCCAACATCCTGCGGCTGGAGGGCGTGGTCACCAAGAGCCGACCCCTCATGGTGCTGACGGAGTTCATGGAGCTTGGCCCCCTGGACAGCTTCCTCAGG CAGCGGGAGGGCCAGTTCAGCAGCCTGCAGCTGGTGGCCATGCAGCGGGGAGTGGCTGCTGCCATGCAGTACCTGTCCAGCTTTGCCTTCGTCCATCGCTCGCTGTCTGCCCACAGCGTGCTGGTGAATAGCCACTTGGTGTGCAAGGTGGCCCGTCTTGGCCACAGTCCTCAG GGCCCAAGTTGTTTGCTTCGCTGGGCAGCCCCAGAGGTCATTGCACATGGAAAGCATACAACATCCAGTGATGTCTGGAGCTTTGGGATACTCATGTGGGAAGTGATGAGTTATGGAGAACGGCCTTACTGGGACATGAGTGAGCAGGAG GTACTAAATGCAATAGAGCAGGAGTTCCGGCTGCCCCCGCCTCCAGGCTGTCCTCCTGGATTACATCTACTTATGTTGGACACTTGGCAGAAGGACCGTGCCCGGCGGCCTCATTTTGACCAGCTGGTGGCTGCATTTGACAAGATGATCCGCAAGCCAGATACCCTGCAGGCTTGCGGGGACCCAGGGGAAAG GCCTTCGCAGGCCCTTCTGACCCCTGTGGCCCTGGACTTTCCTTGTCTGGACTCACCCCAGGCCTGGCTTTCAGCCATTGGACTGGAGTGCTACCAGGACAACTTCTCCAAGTTTGGCCTCTGTACCTTCAGTGATGTGGCTCAGCTCAGCCTAGA agACCTGCCTGCCCTGGGCATCACCCTGGCTGGCCACCAGAAGAAGCTGCTGCACCACATCCAGCTCCTTCAGCAACACCTGAGGCAGCAGGGCTCAGTGGAGGTCTAA